A window of Meiothermus cerbereus DSM 11376 contains these coding sequences:
- a CDS encoding cupin domain-containing protein, translating into MTSSKTKRAAHGYTWEDVEVLAYKSEGVAPFKGVTRQVLFNDPQLAAQWRYFEVAPGGHTTLERHQHVHAVMVIRGRGACLVGQEIHSIGLHDLIHIPPMTWHQFRASENEPLGFLCLVNAERDRPQLPGPEELRALRQNPAVAEFIQV; encoded by the coding sequence ATGACCTCGAGCAAAACCAAACGGGCTGCACATGGCTACACCTGGGAAGATGTAGAGGTGCTGGCCTATAAGTCGGAAGGAGTGGCCCCATTCAAGGGCGTAACCCGTCAGGTGCTTTTCAACGACCCCCAGCTTGCCGCCCAGTGGCGCTACTTCGAGGTAGCCCCTGGGGGACACACCACCCTCGAGCGCCACCAGCACGTACACGCCGTGATGGTCATCCGGGGACGGGGGGCCTGCTTGGTGGGGCAGGAGATACACAGCATCGGGCTGCACGATCTGATTCACATACCCCCCATGACCTGGCACCAGTTCCGCGCCAGCGAGAACGAGCCGCTGGGCTTCTTGTGCCTGGTCAACGCCGAGCGCGACCGGCCCCAGCTACCCGGGCCAGAAGAATTGCGGGCCTTAAGGCAAAACCCGGCTGTTGCCGAATTTATACAGGTCTGA